Proteins encoded together in one Paracidovorax wautersii window:
- a CDS encoding ParD-like family protein translates to MGLVKISDTMHDNLRTASDALSRSINAQAEHWMRIGMLSELYPTLAYADICQLLLRDAQAGVAGVLAAGERSLAQAPAVRAARKAAA, encoded by the coding sequence ATGGGCCTCGTCAAGATCTCCGACACCATGCACGACAACCTGCGCACCGCCAGCGATGCGCTCAGCCGCTCTATCAACGCCCAGGCCGAGCACTGGATGCGCATCGGCATGCTGTCCGAGCTGTACCCCACGCTTGCCTACGCGGACATCTGCCAGCTGCTGCTGCGCGATGCGCAGGCCGGCGTGGCGGGCGTGCTGGCGGCCGGTGAACGCAGCCTGGCGCAGGCGCCAGCCGTGCGTGCCGCGCGCAAGGCGGCCGCCTGA
- a CDS encoding FtsX-like permease family protein produces the protein MLALLRTFSWQELRHHPWRSLAAVVAVTLGVALGFAVHVINASALDEFSQAVRSVNGQPDLELRATQGALPESLYGTVAAHPQVALASPWLELTVQARGPGGAAGAPVALRVVGVDALVVPAVAPALMPRPAADAPRLAMLAPATVFLNAAAQQALGLAGTDADTGTDGAARSLTLQAGLQTHTVQVAGTVAAGGAPLAVMDIGAAQDLFARGGQLTRIDLQLRPGAQRAEVERSLQALPGWPAGVVVAEPGDAAQRVSNLSRAYRVNLTVLALVALFTGAFLVFSVLALSVAQRAPQFALLAVLGATPRQRLGLVLAESAALGLLGSLCGLALGTGLAALALQVLGGDLGGGYFAGVQPALQWSPVAAAVYGALGVAAALVGGWWPARQAQQLPPAQTLKGLGAQDGPARSGWVGLLLIAGSALLASAPPVFGIPLAAYAAVGLLLVGGIALLPWAVQALLHTLQPLVRGRVLPLLALERARRMRGTAAVAVGGVVASLSLAVALTVMVSSFRGSVIEWLDAVLPAPLYVRMAGTGAADDAAAFPGGFAESVARLPGVDRVQPLRVSSLMLDPGRPAVALLARPLGADPAQALPLVGAALPVPPGRVGVYVSEAIVQLYGVQPGADWPALSHSFRPLAQADQAQPATFFIAGVWRDYVRQFGAVAMDSTAFVRLTGDARTSDLALWPTPGADEAALRDAVTALAQATAGAAAATSAAPLEFTSAAGIRERSLGIFDRSFAVTYWLQAVAIGIGLFGIAASFSAQVLARRKEFGLLAHLGLTQRQVLAVVAGEGAAWTAIGAVAGTLLGLAVSVVLVHVVNPQSFHWTMELRVPGERLLALGVAVVAAGTVTAWLAGRAAAGRDAVMAVKEDW, from the coding sequence ATGCTCGCCTTGCTCCGCACCTTCTCCTGGCAGGAACTGCGCCACCATCCCTGGCGCAGCCTGGCCGCCGTCGTTGCCGTCACGCTCGGCGTGGCGCTGGGCTTTGCGGTGCACGTGATCAATGCCTCTGCGCTGGACGAGTTCTCGCAGGCGGTGCGCTCGGTCAACGGCCAACCCGATCTGGAACTGCGCGCCACACAGGGCGCGCTGCCCGAGTCGCTCTACGGCACGGTGGCCGCGCACCCGCAAGTCGCGCTCGCCAGCCCCTGGCTGGAGCTGACGGTGCAGGCGCGCGGGCCCGGCGGCGCCGCGGGTGCTCCGGTGGCCCTGCGCGTGGTGGGCGTGGATGCGCTGGTCGTGCCCGCCGTCGCCCCGGCCCTGATGCCCCGCCCCGCAGCCGATGCGCCGCGCCTGGCCATGCTGGCGCCGGCCACCGTCTTCCTCAATGCCGCCGCACAGCAGGCGCTGGGCCTGGCCGGCACAGACGCAGACACAGGCACGGACGGCGCCGCGCGATCGCTCACGCTGCAGGCCGGCCTGCAGACCCACACCGTGCAGGTCGCCGGCACCGTGGCCGCCGGTGGCGCGCCGCTTGCGGTGATGGACATCGGCGCCGCGCAAGACCTGTTCGCGCGCGGCGGCCAGCTCACCCGCATCGACCTGCAATTGCGCCCCGGCGCGCAGCGGGCCGAGGTGGAGCGCAGCCTGCAGGCCCTGCCCGGCTGGCCGGCCGGGGTGGTCGTGGCCGAGCCGGGCGACGCTGCGCAGCGCGTCAGCAACCTCTCGCGCGCCTACCGCGTCAACCTCACCGTGCTGGCGCTGGTGGCGCTGTTCACGGGCGCGTTCCTCGTCTTCTCGGTGCTGGCGCTCAGCGTGGCGCAGCGCGCCCCACAGTTCGCGCTGCTGGCCGTGCTGGGCGCCACGCCGCGCCAGCGCCTGGGGCTGGTGCTGGCCGAATCCGCCGCACTGGGCCTGCTCGGCAGCCTGTGTGGACTGGCGCTGGGCACGGGCCTGGCCGCGCTGGCGCTGCAGGTGCTGGGCGGCGACCTGGGCGGCGGCTACTTTGCCGGCGTGCAGCCCGCGCTGCAGTGGAGCCCCGTGGCCGCCGCCGTGTATGGCGCGCTGGGCGTGGCCGCCGCGCTGGTGGGCGGCTGGTGGCCCGCACGGCAGGCACAGCAGCTGCCGCCCGCGCAAACCCTCAAGGGCCTGGGCGCGCAGGACGGCCCAGCGCGCAGCGGGTGGGTGGGTCTGCTTTTGATAGCAGGCAGCGCTTTGCTGGCAAGCGCTCCACCCGTTTTTGGCATTCCTCTGGCCGCGTACGCCGCCGTGGGCCTGCTGCTGGTGGGCGGCATCGCCCTGCTGCCCTGGGCCGTGCAGGCGCTGCTGCACACCCTGCAGCCGCTGGTGCGCGGGCGCGTGCTGCCCCTGCTGGCGCTGGAGCGTGCGCGCCGCATGCGCGGCACCGCCGCCGTCGCGGTGGGCGGCGTAGTCGCGTCGCTCAGCCTCGCCGTCGCGCTCACGGTGATGGTGTCGAGCTTTCGCGGCTCGGTCATCGAATGGCTGGACGCCGTGCTGCCCGCGCCGCTGTACGTGCGCATGGCCGGCACCGGCGCGGCGGACGACGCGGCGGCCTTCCCGGGCGGCTTTGCCGAATCGGTGGCGCGCCTGCCCGGCGTGGACCGCGTGCAGCCCCTGCGCGTGAGCAGCCTGATGCTCGACCCCGGCCGCCCCGCCGTCGCCCTGCTGGCCCGGCCGCTGGGCGCAGACCCGGCCCAGGCATTGCCGCTGGTGGGCGCCGCCCTGCCCGTGCCCCCCGGCCGCGTGGGCGTGTACGTGAGCGAGGCCATCGTGCAGCTCTACGGCGTGCAGCCCGGCGCCGACTGGCCCGCGCTTTCACATTCTTTTCGGCCGCTAGCCCAGGCAGATCAAGCGCAACCAGCTACATTCTTCATAGCAGGCGTGTGGCGCGACTATGTGCGCCAGTTCGGCGCCGTCGCCATGGACAGCACCGCCTTCGTGCGCCTGACGGGCGACGCGCGTACCAGCGACCTGGCGCTGTGGCCCACGCCCGGCGCCGACGAAGCCGCACTGCGCGATGCGGTCACGGCCCTGGCGCAAGCCACAGCGGGCGCGGCTGCCGCCACCAGCGCCGCGCCGCTGGAATTCACCTCCGCCGCCGGTATCCGCGAACGCTCGCTCGGCATCTTCGACCGCAGCTTCGCCGTCACCTACTGGCTGCAGGCCGTGGCCATCGGCATAGGTCTGTTCGGCATCGCCGCCAGCTTCAGCGCCCAGGTGCTGGCGCGCCGCAAGGAGTTCGGACTGCTCGCCCACCTGGGCCTCACCCAACGCCAGGTGCTGGCCGTGGTCGCCGGCGAAGGCGCCGCCTGGACCGCCATCGGCGCCGTGGCCGGCACCCTGCTGGGCCTGGCCGTTTCGGTGGTGCTGGTGCACGTGGTGAACCCGCAGAGCTTTCACTGGACGATGGAATTGCGGGTGCCGGGGGAGAGGTTGTTGGCGCTGGGGGTGGCGGTGGTGGCCGCGGGGACGGTCACTGCGTGGCTGGCGGGACGGGCGGCTGCAGGGAGGGATGCGGTGATGGCGGTGAAGGAGGATTGGTAG
- a CDS encoding DUF5677 domain-containing protein has protein sequence MKKPRVIQEAIDCLFSELLSQERLLSLALVNAAERQKVQLSESEVKHLTGAILNAKGDELTIDLDPSCGLGQTTKDAEETLQAIIDGLAEAMADVSDEVIKTASEAIPDALAEVAKLVGDHLSKQAFEHALQLRDSHSRRADAVQCLWGPVIDQLDFIRHIVLEWNYSAVDLRKGAYSNRHISFALNRLVARAYEIIGEIIALTRAGYADGALARWRSLHEVCVVAIFIAKQSDRCAEMYLAHHCIEELRLLNVNKTSGTSSVGHIHRDRHIRNLRIHKAAMISRFGSAFGTDYGWASVELGRNKTTFRDLENHVGLETLRRGYQQANSIVHGGALATLTRISLGANKVGGTAVPPAYGCEVAISYATASLSMMIAELCDGIESADLLTMSLVIHNSGRKLREEINQSQKQITGDSPRARLLLRKAIQRDSRTKARPVFRKS, from the coding sequence GTGAAAAAGCCGAGAGTGATACAAGAAGCAATCGATTGTCTTTTTTCCGAACTCCTGTCTCAGGAAAGGCTGCTATCGCTGGCCCTGGTCAATGCTGCTGAGCGGCAAAAAGTCCAACTCTCGGAATCCGAAGTCAAACACTTGACGGGCGCAATTCTTAATGCAAAAGGAGACGAACTCACTATCGACTTGGATCCTTCATGTGGGTTGGGTCAGACCACGAAAGACGCGGAAGAGACGTTGCAAGCGATCATTGATGGACTCGCGGAAGCAATGGCAGATGTCTCAGACGAGGTAATCAAAACCGCTTCGGAAGCTATTCCTGATGCGTTAGCAGAAGTTGCCAAGCTTGTGGGCGATCACCTATCCAAACAAGCGTTTGAGCATGCACTCCAGCTGAGAGATTCGCATTCACGTCGTGCCGACGCAGTTCAATGCTTATGGGGTCCAGTGATTGATCAGTTGGACTTTATTAGACACATTGTGCTGGAGTGGAATTACTCAGCCGTGGACCTCCGCAAAGGGGCCTATAGCAACCGGCATATCTCATTCGCTTTGAACAGGCTTGTTGCAAGAGCATATGAAATCATCGGCGAAATCATTGCACTGACACGCGCTGGTTACGCAGACGGCGCTCTAGCGAGGTGGCGATCACTTCACGAAGTCTGTGTCGTCGCAATATTCATCGCCAAACAATCCGACAGGTGCGCAGAGATGTATCTGGCGCACCACTGCATTGAAGAACTCCGGCTTTTGAACGTAAACAAAACAAGCGGAACATCAAGCGTCGGGCACATTCATCGAGACCGTCATATACGTAATTTGCGCATACACAAAGCCGCAATGATCAGCAGATTCGGAAGCGCCTTTGGCACCGACTACGGGTGGGCTTCCGTAGAGCTCGGCCGAAATAAAACAACATTCCGGGATCTGGAGAACCACGTCGGACTTGAGACTTTGCGGCGAGGATATCAACAGGCAAATAGCATTGTCCATGGTGGTGCCCTCGCCACGCTCACACGGATTAGCCTCGGGGCCAATAAAGTCGGTGGCACTGCAGTACCTCCTGCGTATGGGTGCGAAGTCGCCATAAGTTACGCAACAGCATCTCTATCAATGATGATCGCCGAGTTGTGCGATGGAATAGAAAGTGCAGATTTGTTAACTATGAGCTTGGTCATTCACAACTCTGGACGCAAGCTTCGTGAAGAGATTAACCAATCGCAAAAGCAGATCACCGGCGATTCTCCACGAGCCCGGTTACTACTACGCAAAGCCATTCAGCGTGACTCTCGTACTAAAGCTAGGCCAGTCTTCCGAAAATCGTGA
- a CDS encoding pyridoxal-phosphate dependent enzyme: MPGYAPVGIVLCLKEESTHPTGSLKHRASAVAVPLCAVPCSAAEGSTIVESPRSSTAMSEAYFAGLLGLPFVAVMPRSTPNPQRH, encoded by the coding sequence TTGCCGGGCTACGCGCCAGTCGGCATCGTCCTATGTCTGAAGGAGGAATCCACGCACCCCACGGGCAGCCTCAAGCACCGGGCTAGCGCGGTCGCTGTTCCTCTTTGCGCTGTGCCGTGCTCGGCTGCTGAGGGCTCGACCATCGTGGAGTCGCCCCGCAGCTCCACGGCAATGAGCGAGGCCTACTTTGCAGGCTTGCTGGGCCTGCCCTTCGTGGCCGTGATGCCGCGCAGCACGCCTAATCCGCAACGCCACTGA
- a CDS encoding PLP-dependent aminotransferase family protein — protein MQDDPLPIWWPRWAAQGGPRFLQIADALQAAVAGGSLKPGDRLPPQRRLAAQLGVDLTTVTRAYEEAKRRHLLEGRGARGTYVAAPKVEWTAVLDLSMNTPPPPAGVDFGDLLKQGMSQVLMTADTGLLMTYQSGGGSDADRQAGARWLEPMFGALDPAQVVVCPGAQAAIAALTLALTVPGDVILAEPATYPGLLAVAAQFGRRVVAVGADGQGMMPEMLEQACRLHQPRLLYLNPTLQNPTAITMPQRRRQELAGIAKRCHVRIVEDDPYWLLAEAPPPPVAALAPEQVCYISTLSKCLTPGLRVAFVLLRDPQERERFLAALRSFALMAAPLTAALATQWILDGSAYGLMEGVRNEARERHRMAQNLLAGRYSGAGDGLHVWLELPGYWSSSQLASAAAREGISVTPAEAFASGGASVNAIRISLGSIQDRTRLQAGLQRLSHLLARRPDPFSGVAD, from the coding sequence CTGCAGGATGACCCTTTGCCGATCTGGTGGCCGCGCTGGGCCGCGCAGGGCGGACCCCGCTTTCTGCAGATCGCGGATGCGCTGCAGGCGGCGGTGGCCGGCGGTTCGCTGAAGCCGGGCGACCGCTTGCCGCCGCAGCGCCGGCTGGCCGCACAGTTGGGCGTCGACCTGACGACGGTCACGCGCGCCTACGAAGAGGCCAAGCGCCGCCACCTGCTGGAGGGGCGCGGCGCCCGCGGCACGTATGTCGCGGCGCCGAAGGTCGAATGGACTGCTGTCCTGGATCTGAGCATGAACACACCGCCGCCCCCGGCGGGCGTGGACTTCGGCGACCTGTTGAAGCAGGGCATGTCGCAGGTGCTGATGACGGCGGATACCGGCTTGCTGATGACGTACCAGTCTGGCGGGGGCAGCGATGCGGACCGCCAGGCGGGCGCTCGCTGGCTGGAGCCGATGTTCGGCGCTCTCGATCCGGCGCAGGTGGTCGTCTGCCCGGGCGCGCAAGCGGCGATCGCCGCATTGACCCTGGCCCTGACGGTGCCGGGCGATGTGATCCTGGCCGAGCCTGCCACCTATCCCGGCCTGCTCGCGGTGGCGGCCCAGTTCGGCCGGCGCGTCGTGGCGGTGGGCGCTGACGGGCAAGGGATGATGCCCGAGATGCTGGAGCAGGCCTGCCGCCTGCACCAGCCCCGGCTGCTCTACCTCAACCCGACCTTGCAGAACCCGACCGCCATCACCATGCCGCAGCGCAGGCGGCAGGAACTCGCAGGCATCGCGAAGCGCTGCCACGTACGCATCGTCGAGGACGACCCCTACTGGCTGCTTGCCGAAGCGCCACCGCCCCCCGTCGCCGCGCTGGCCCCGGAGCAGGTCTGCTACATCTCGACGCTGTCGAAGTGCCTGACGCCCGGCCTGCGTGTCGCTTTCGTGCTGCTGCGCGACCCGCAGGAGCGGGAGCGCTTCCTGGCCGCGCTGCGGTCCTTTGCACTGATGGCCGCGCCACTGACGGCGGCCCTGGCCACGCAGTGGATCCTCGACGGCTCGGCGTACGGCCTGATGGAGGGCGTGCGCAACGAGGCGCGCGAGCGCCATCGCATGGCGCAGAACCTTCTGGCGGGCCGGTACAGCGGCGCGGGGGACGGGCTGCATGTGTGGCTGGAATTGCCGGGGTATTGGAGCTCTTCGCAGCTTGCCAGCGCGGCCGCCCGCGAAGGCATCTCCGTCACGCCGGCCGAGGCCTTCGCCTCCGGCGGGGCCTCTGTCAACGCCATCCGCATCTCCTTGGGCAGCATCCAGGACCGCACACGTTTGCAAGCGGGCCTTCAGCGGCTGTCCCATCTGCTGGCGCGGCGGCCGGACCCGTTCAGTGGCGTTGCGGATTAG
- a CDS encoding PLP-dependent cysteine synthase family protein produces MTTPSPWLHEAIAHIEADYQRSADTHLIPLPLPGYAAAGIDLYLKDESTHPTGSLKHRLARSLFLYALCNGWVHEGSTIVESSSGSTAVSEAYFARLLGLPFVAVMPRSTSAEKIALIEFYGGRCHFVESAGEVYEAARAVAAETRGHYMDQFTYAERATDWRGNNNIAESMFTQMARERHAVPRWIVVGAGTGGTSATIGRYVRYQRHASQVCVADPAGSVFSAYHRTGVATLTAPGSRIEGIGRPRVEPSFIRTLVDRMEEVADDDSIAAMRALSTLLGRRVGPSTGTNFVAMLRLAHEMREANQQGSILSLLCDSGERYLPTYYDDAWVETRMGSCAAARERVDALLA; encoded by the coding sequence ATGACGACTCCCTCCCCCTGGCTCCACGAAGCCATCGCCCACATCGAAGCTGATTACCAGCGCAGCGCCGACACCCACCTGATCCCGCTGCCCCTGCCGGGCTACGCCGCGGCCGGCATCGACCTGTACCTGAAGGACGAATCCACGCACCCCACCGGCAGCCTGAAGCACCGGCTGGCGCGGTCGCTGTTCCTCTATGCGCTGTGCAATGGCTGGGTGCACGAGGGCTCGACCATCGTGGAGTCGTCCAGCGGCTCGACGGCGGTGAGCGAGGCCTACTTTGCACGGCTGCTGGGCCTGCCCTTCGTGGCGGTGATGCCGCGCAGCACCTCGGCCGAGAAGATCGCGCTGATCGAGTTCTATGGCGGGCGCTGCCATTTCGTGGAGAGCGCGGGCGAGGTGTACGAGGCCGCACGGGCCGTGGCTGCGGAAACGCGGGGCCATTACATGGACCAGTTCACCTATGCCGAGCGCGCCACCGACTGGCGGGGCAACAACAACATTGCCGAGAGCATGTTCACGCAGATGGCGCGCGAGCGGCATGCGGTGCCGCGCTGGATCGTGGTGGGCGCAGGCACGGGCGGCACCAGCGCCACCATTGGCCGCTATGTGCGCTACCAGCGCCACGCCTCGCAGGTGTGCGTGGCCGACCCGGCAGGTTCGGTGTTCAGCGCATACCACCGCACGGGCGTGGCCACGCTGACGGCGCCGGGCTCGCGCATCGAAGGCATCGGCCGGCCGCGCGTGGAGCCGAGCTTCATCCGCACGCTGGTGGACCGCATGGAAGAAGTGGCGGACGACGATTCGATTGCCGCCATGCGCGCACTGTCTACCCTGCTGGGCCGGCGCGTGGGCCCGTCCACGGGCACCAACTTCGTCGCCATGCTGCGGCTGGCGCACGAGATGCGCGAGGCCAATCAGCAGGGCTCCATCCTGTCGCTGCTGTGCGATTCGGGCGAGCGCTACCTGCCCACGTACTACGACGATGCCTGGGTGGAGACGCGCATGGGATCCTGCGCAGCCGCGCGCGAGCGTGTGGACGCATTGCTGGCCTGA
- a CDS encoding lipocalin-like domain-containing protein, with protein sequence MPPGPRIPGPGAATRRRWLLALAGLGGGMAAGSLWPVGAAWALPERTLAFPRDHGSHADLRTEWWYITGQAWAGGRPWGFQVTFFRSRVEAAQPLQSAFAAKQLIFGHAALTDVQGKRLVHDQRIARAGFGIAGAEEGDTGVRLRDWSLTRTDAAGPGRSRYAARVQGSAFALELQFDSTQPVLLQGRGGLSRKGPDAAQASYYYSQPQLAVSGHIMLQGQRMAVQAPPASSGGADALPTNRAWMDHEWSEALMHPEAVGWDWIGMNLADGSALTAFRLRRADGSALWAGGSVRGAGEQTASVFAHDAVVFTPLRRWRSGHSDAHYPVEWRVQTPAGDFTVHALLDDQELDSQGSTGAIYWEGLSELRDAGGRAVGRGYLEMTGYAKRLQLG encoded by the coding sequence ATGCCTCCTGGGCCCCGCATCCCCGGCCCGGGTGCCGCCACGCGGCGGCGCTGGCTGCTGGCGCTGGCCGGGCTAGGCGGCGGCATGGCCGCCGGCAGCCTGTGGCCCGTCGGCGCGGCCTGGGCGCTGCCCGAGCGCACGCTGGCCTTTCCGCGGGACCACGGCAGCCACGCCGACCTGCGCACCGAGTGGTGGTACATCACCGGCCAGGCCTGGGCGGGCGGGCGGCCTTGGGGCTTTCAAGTGACTTTCTTCCGCTCGCGCGTGGAGGCAGCGCAGCCGCTGCAGTCGGCATTTGCGGCCAAGCAGCTGATCTTCGGCCATGCCGCGCTGACCGACGTGCAGGGCAAGCGCCTGGTGCATGACCAGCGCATCGCACGCGCGGGCTTCGGCATCGCCGGCGCGGAGGAAGGCGACACCGGCGTGCGCCTGCGCGACTGGTCGCTCACCCGCACCGATGCCGCTGGCCCGGGCCGCAGCCGCTATGCCGCGCGGGTGCAGGGGAGCGCCTTTGCCCTGGAGCTGCAGTTCGACAGCACGCAGCCGGTGCTGCTGCAAGGGCGCGGCGGCCTGTCGCGCAAGGGGCCGGACGCGGCGCAGGCCAGCTACTACTACAGCCAGCCGCAGCTGGCCGTGTCGGGCCACATCATGCTGCAGGGCCAGCGCATGGCGGTGCAGGCGCCGCCGGCTTCTTCTGGCGGCGCCGACGCACTGCCCACCAACCGCGCATGGATGGACCACGAGTGGAGCGAGGCGCTGATGCACCCCGAGGCCGTGGGCTGGGACTGGATCGGCATGAACCTGGCCGACGGCAGCGCGCTCACGGCCTTTCGCCTGCGCCGCGCGGATGGCAGCGCCCTGTGGGCCGGTGGATCGGTGCGCGGCGCGGGCGAGCAGACCGCCTCGGTGTTTGCGCATGACGCGGTGGTGTTCACGCCGCTGCGGCGCTGGCGCAGCGGCCATAGCGATGCGCACTACCCCGTGGAATGGCGCGTACAGACGCCTGCCGGCGACTTCACCGTGCATGCCCTCCTCGACGACCAGGAGCTGGACAGCCAGGGATCGACCGGCGCGATCTACTGGGAAGGCCTGAGCGAGCTGCGCGACGCCGGGGGCCGTGCCGTGGGCCGGGGCTATCTGGAGATGACGGGCTATGCGAAGCGGCTGCAGTTGGGTTGA
- a CDS encoding branched-chain amino acid ABC transporter permease, with product MKSKNLAFIGYGLLLAGLVVAPLLGAYPLFVMKLMCFALFASAFNLLLGYTGILSFGHAAFLGGAAYVTGHVVKVWGATPELGLLAGLLSGALLGLVMGFFAIRRQGIYSTMITLALAQMLFFACLQAPFTGGEDGLQGVPRGKLFGVIDLANDTTMYYVALVVVVVAFLVIVRTIHSPFGQVLKGIKENEPRAISLGYDTNRFKLLAFVLSAAIAGLAGALKTLVLGFATLSDVHWSASGHVVLMTLVGGLGTLSGPLVGSAVVVLLENKIGEFGNLLASMSGVEWFRTLGESVTIVTGLIFVVCVLAFRRGIMGEIIAWLHRRRGGRH from the coding sequence ATGAAATCCAAGAATCTTGCTTTCATCGGCTACGGCCTGCTGCTCGCGGGGCTGGTCGTGGCGCCGCTCCTGGGTGCGTATCCCCTGTTCGTGATGAAGCTCATGTGCTTCGCCCTGTTCGCGTCGGCCTTCAACCTGCTGCTGGGCTACACCGGCATCCTGTCGTTCGGCCATGCAGCCTTCCTGGGCGGGGCGGCCTATGTGACCGGGCATGTGGTGAAGGTGTGGGGCGCCACGCCCGAACTGGGCCTGCTGGCCGGCCTGCTCTCCGGCGCGCTGCTGGGCCTGGTGATGGGCTTCTTCGCCATCCGCCGCCAGGGCATCTACTCCACCATGATCACGCTGGCGCTGGCCCAGATGCTGTTCTTCGCCTGCCTGCAGGCGCCGTTCACGGGCGGCGAGGACGGCCTGCAGGGCGTTCCGCGCGGCAAGCTCTTCGGCGTGATCGACCTGGCCAACGACACCACCATGTACTACGTGGCGCTGGTCGTGGTGGTGGTGGCCTTCCTGGTCATCGTGCGCACCATCCACTCGCCGTTCGGCCAGGTGCTCAAGGGCATCAAGGAGAACGAGCCGCGCGCCATCTCGCTGGGCTACGACACCAACCGCTTCAAGCTGCTGGCCTTCGTGCTCTCGGCCGCCATCGCCGGGCTGGCCGGTGCGCTCAAGACGCTGGTGCTGGGCTTCGCCACGCTGTCCGACGTGCACTGGAGCGCCTCCGGCCACGTCGTGCTGATGACACTGGTGGGCGGCCTGGGCACGCTCAGCGGCCCGCTGGTCGGCTCGGCCGTGGTGGTCTTGCTGGAGAACAAGATCGGCGAGTTCGGCAACCTGCTCGCTTCTATGTCGGGCGTGGAATGGTTCCGCACGCTCGGCGAGTCGGTGACCATCGTCACCGGCCTGATCTTCGTGGTCTGCGTGCTGGCCTTCCGCCGCGGGATCATGGGCGAGATCATCGCCTGGCTGCACCGCCGCCGGGGCGGCCGGCACTGA
- a CDS encoding branched-chain amino acid ABC transporter permease: protein MEIFGVSLPGLLSQLLLGLVNGSFYAILSLGLAVIFGLLNVINFAHGALFMLGALLTWMAMTYLGVNYWVMLIAAPVVVGILGVLIERLLLRWIYKLDHLYGLLLTLGLTLLIEGVFRSIYGVSGLGYDTPELLEGATNLGFMIMPNYRAWVVVASIVVCLGTWYVIEKTKLGAYLRAGTENPRLVEAFGVNVPVMITLTYAFGAALAAFAGVLAAPVYQVTPLMGQNLIIVVFAVVVIGGMGSIMGSILTGLGLGVIEGFTKVFYPEASSTVVFVIMVIVLLIRPAGLFGKEK from the coding sequence ATGGAAATCTTTGGTGTTTCACTGCCGGGCCTGTTGAGCCAGCTCCTTCTGGGGCTGGTCAACGGCTCGTTCTACGCGATCCTCAGCCTGGGGCTGGCCGTGATCTTCGGCCTGCTCAACGTGATCAACTTCGCCCACGGCGCGTTGTTCATGCTGGGGGCGCTGCTCACCTGGATGGCCATGACCTACCTGGGCGTCAACTACTGGGTGATGCTCATCGCGGCGCCGGTGGTGGTGGGGATCCTCGGCGTGCTCATCGAGCGCCTGCTGCTGCGCTGGATCTACAAGCTCGACCACCTCTACGGCCTGCTGCTCACGCTGGGGCTCACGCTGCTGATCGAGGGGGTGTTCCGCTCCATCTACGGCGTGTCGGGCCTGGGGTACGACACGCCTGAACTGCTCGAAGGCGCCACCAACCTGGGTTTCATGATCATGCCCAACTACCGCGCCTGGGTGGTGGTGGCCTCCATCGTGGTGTGCCTGGGCACGTGGTACGTGATCGAGAAGACCAAGCTGGGCGCCTACCTGCGCGCCGGCACCGAGAACCCGCGCCTCGTCGAGGCCTTTGGCGTCAACGTCCCCGTGATGATCACGCTCACCTACGCCTTCGGCGCCGCCCTGGCGGCCTTTGCGGGCGTGCTGGCCGCGCCGGTCTACCAAGTCACGCCGCTCATGGGGCAGAACCTCATCATCGTGGTGTTCGCCGTGGTGGTGATCGGCGGCATGGGCTCCATCATGGGCTCCATTCTCACGGGGCTGGGCCTGGGCGTCATCGAAGGCTTCACCAAGGTGTTCTACCCCGAGGCTTCTTCCACCGTGGTGTTCGTCATCATGGTCATCGTTCTCCTCATCCGCCCCGCCGGCCTCTTCGGCAAAGAGAAATAA